A region of Flavobacterium album DNA encodes the following proteins:
- a CDS encoding aminotransferase class IV — MINYNGALVADSNISIHENRGFLYGDAVFETLRVLDGKVLFLEDHYFRLMASLRIVRMEIPMLFTMEYMEEQVLRLVASIEAAPAHRARISFFRKPGGTYLPVDNNVEFIITAAPLQESVYSFAEGTYEVDLFRDYYVSKQLLSTLKTTNKMVQITGSIFAHENGLDNCLLLNDEKNVAEALQGNLFMLTGNKLVTPPVSDGCLNGIMRKQVLELAKKVEGLEVAEASVSPFDLQKADELFITNVIMGIRPVTKYRKKEFGSTVASDLVKRLNAKVRLS, encoded by the coding sequence ATGATCAACTACAACGGCGCTCTGGTTGCCGACTCCAATATATCCATACACGAAAACAGGGGCTTTCTTTATGGTGATGCTGTTTTCGAGACCCTCAGGGTGCTCGATGGGAAAGTACTTTTCCTTGAAGACCATTATTTCAGGCTTATGGCCTCGCTGCGCATCGTACGCATGGAAATACCGATGCTTTTTACTATGGAATATATGGAAGAGCAGGTACTACGCCTTGTCGCTTCGATAGAAGCCGCTCCCGCACACCGTGCACGCATTTCCTTTTTCAGGAAACCGGGAGGAACATACCTCCCCGTGGATAATAATGTGGAGTTTATTATAACTGCCGCCCCGCTTCAGGAATCGGTCTATTCTTTTGCTGAAGGGACGTATGAAGTCGACCTGTTCCGGGATTATTACGTTTCGAAGCAGTTGCTTTCTACGCTGAAGACCACCAACAAGATGGTACAGATAACAGGAAGCATTTTCGCGCACGAAAACGGGCTGGACAACTGCCTGCTTCTTAATGACGAGAAAAACGTTGCAGAGGCGCTTCAGGGCAATTTGTTTATGCTCACGGGTAATAAACTCGTTACCCCCCCGGTAAGCGATGGCTGCCTTAACGGAATCATGCGTAAACAGGTTTTGGAACTGGCAAAAAAAGTAGAAGGGCTTGAGGTTGCAGAAGCGTCTGTGTCGCCATTTGACCTGCAAAAGGCTGATGAGCTGTTTATTACAAATGTAATAATGGGGATAAGGCCGGTAACAAAATACCGCAAGAAAGAATTCGGCAGTACCGTGGCTTCAGATCTGGTGAAAAGGCTTAACGCAAAAGTGCGCCTGAGTTAG
- a CDS encoding HU family DNA-binding protein: MNKSELIDAMAADAGISKGAAKKALESFVSNVSGALNKGGRVSLVGFGSWSVSNRAAREGRNPQTGKSISIAAKNVVKFKPGAELDGHVNSK, translated from the coding sequence ATGAACAAATCAGAATTAATTGACGCAATGGCTGCCGATGCAGGAATCTCTAAAGGTGCAGCAAAAAAAGCACTTGAATCATTTGTATCTAATGTAAGCGGCGCTCTTAATAAAGGCGGAAGGGTTTCATTGGTAGGTTTCGGATCTTGGTCAGTATCAAACAGGGCTGCAAGGGAAGGAAGGAATCCTCAAACAGGTAAGTCGATAAGCATTGCTGCTAAAAATGTGGTTAAATTCAAACCGGGTGCAGAGCTTGACGGCCATGTAAACTCTAAATAA
- a CDS encoding RecQ family ATP-dependent DNA helicase encodes MVQALEILKKYWQHDTFRDPQDKIIQTVLEGRDTFALMPTGGGKSVCFQVPAMMKDGLCLVISPLIALMKDQVQNLAKRGIRAIALTGGIASDELSDLLDNCKFGNYKFLYLSPERLESDWVIERIKQLPINLVAVDEAHCVSQWGHDFRPAYLKIINLRKQLPDVPFLALTASATKRVEEDIIVQLGLKRPVVFKKSFVRENIAYMVFETEDKLHRIRQILTKNPEPSIIYVRNRKACHDVSQQLQSLGFKATYYHGGLKEKEKEANMELWIKEKAQVIVATNAFGMGIDKPNVRTVIHIQLPENLENYYQEAGRAGRDGKKSFAVLLVSPSDIKSAQSQFIAVLPDRNFLKETYQRLNSYLQIAYGEGIDETFAFNFNDFCKRYDLPVTKAYNALQFLDRQGILTLSKHFSEKISLQFLMPSKEVMRYISMNPADEELLLAILRNYPGIFDMETSINSSLITKKAKATEDELLKMLQRLQQKEIVSYKSSGSDSSITFNEIREDELTINRVAKFLEKQNGIKVEQFVSVIDYITNTTTCKSRLILEYFDEKETKDCGICSYCITKERKPKSPVDSANAILGILKAQPLGSRDIEKQLELTPDETIFALKLLLDSNRIKMNTNNQYILK; translated from the coding sequence CTGGTGCAGGCACTCGAGATCCTGAAAAAATACTGGCAGCACGATACCTTCAGGGACCCGCAGGATAAAATCATCCAAACGGTTCTTGAGGGCAGGGATACTTTTGCGCTCATGCCTACGGGCGGTGGCAAGTCGGTGTGCTTCCAGGTGCCTGCCATGATGAAGGATGGCCTATGCCTTGTGATTTCCCCGCTCATCGCATTGATGAAAGACCAGGTGCAAAACCTGGCCAAACGCGGCATCAGGGCAATCGCGCTTACCGGCGGCATTGCTTCGGATGAGCTGAGCGACCTTCTGGATAACTGTAAATTCGGTAATTATAAATTCCTGTACCTTTCACCGGAACGCCTCGAATCGGACTGGGTTATCGAGCGCATAAAACAGCTGCCCATTAATCTTGTGGCGGTAGATGAGGCGCACTGCGTATCGCAATGGGGGCACGATTTCCGTCCTGCGTACCTCAAGATAATCAACCTGCGAAAACAGCTTCCCGACGTTCCTTTTCTTGCCCTTACAGCTTCGGCGACAAAAAGGGTTGAGGAAGATATTATTGTGCAATTAGGGCTGAAACGTCCAGTGGTTTTCAAAAAATCGTTTGTAAGGGAAAATATTGCCTACATGGTTTTTGAAACTGAAGACAAGCTGCACCGCATCCGCCAGATACTGACTAAAAACCCGGAGCCTTCCATAATATACGTGCGTAACCGCAAGGCCTGCCATGATGTTTCGCAGCAATTGCAGTCGCTGGGATTTAAAGCCACTTATTACCATGGCGGCCTGAAAGAAAAAGAGAAAGAGGCTAACATGGAACTTTGGATAAAGGAAAAAGCGCAGGTTATCGTAGCTACCAACGCCTTTGGGATGGGTATCGACAAGCCGAACGTGCGCACCGTTATCCATATACAGCTGCCGGAAAACCTTGAAAATTATTACCAGGAAGCAGGACGTGCGGGACGTGACGGAAAAAAGTCGTTTGCCGTATTGCTTGTCAGCCCCTCGGATATAAAATCGGCGCAAAGCCAGTTTATTGCAGTATTGCCCGACCGGAATTTCCTGAAGGAAACCTACCAAAGGCTGAACAGCTATTTGCAGATAGCCTATGGCGAAGGCATTGACGAAACCTTTGCCTTCAACTTTAATGATTTTTGCAAACGGTACGACCTTCCGGTTACCAAGGCCTACAATGCCTTGCAGTTTTTGGACAGGCAGGGGATACTCACATTGTCCAAGCATTTTTCGGAAAAAATAAGCCTGCAATTCCTAATGCCAAGTAAGGAAGTGATGCGCTACATCAGCATGAATCCTGCCGATGAGGAGTTGCTGCTGGCTATCCTGCGCAACTATCCGGGGATTTTTGATATGGAAACATCCATCAACAGCAGCCTCATTACCAAAAAGGCAAAAGCTACAGAAGATGAATTGCTGAAGATGCTGCAACGGCTTCAACAGAAAGAGATCGTTTCTTACAAAAGCTCGGGGAGCGACAGCAGCATTACCTTTAATGAGATACGCGAGGATGAGCTGACCATCAACCGTGTGGCAAAATTCCTTGAAAAACAGAACGGGATAAAGGTGGAGCAATTTGTATCGGTGATTGATTACATTACCAACACTACAACCTGCAAAAGCCGCCTGATCCTGGAGTATTTCGATGAAAAAGAAACCAAGGATTGCGGCATCTGCTCGTATTGCATTACAAAAGAACGAAAGCCCAAGAGCCCGGTGGATTCGGCGAATGCCATATTAGGGATACTGAAAGCGCAGCCGCTTGGGTCGCGCGATATAGAAAAGCAACTGGAGCTTACACCGGATGAAACCATATTTGCCCTGAAGCTGCTGCTGGACAGCAACCGCATAAAAATGAATACCAATAACCAATATATACTGAAGTAA
- the fmt gene encoding methionyl-tRNA formyltransferase, with the protein MERLRIVFMGTPEFAVGILDTIYQHNYDIAGVITAADKPAGRGQKVKYSAVKEYALEKGLTLLQPTNLKDESFLAELKALDANLNVVVAFRMLPEAVWKMPKFGTFNLHASLLPQYRGAAPINWAIINGERRTGVTTFFIDEKIDTGAMILKEELEIGADENAGELHDRLMHLGKDTVIKTLTLIASGKAETTIQPMDSDVKTAYKLNRENCKIDWTKPGGEIHNLVRGLSPYPAAWCTFLDNGKEWDVKIYETAFIKGTTTMETATITVYKKEINVAVKDGHIQIKSLQFPGKKKMNAKEFLNGMTFSAEARAE; encoded by the coding sequence ATGGAACGCTTACGAATTGTTTTTATGGGAACCCCGGAATTTGCCGTAGGCATACTGGATACTATTTACCAGCACAACTATGATATTGCGGGCGTGATTACCGCTGCCGACAAACCTGCCGGACGTGGGCAGAAGGTAAAGTATTCGGCGGTGAAAGAATATGCACTTGAAAAAGGGCTTACGCTGCTGCAGCCAACCAATCTTAAAGACGAAAGTTTCCTTGCGGAACTGAAAGCCCTTGATGCCAACCTGAACGTTGTGGTCGCATTCAGGATGCTGCCGGAAGCGGTATGGAAGATGCCAAAATTCGGCACCTTTAACCTGCACGCTTCCCTCCTGCCGCAATACCGCGGTGCGGCACCTATAAACTGGGCCATAATCAACGGGGAGCGCCGCACCGGGGTAACAACATTTTTCATCGACGAAAAGATTGACACCGGCGCAATGATATTAAAAGAAGAACTGGAAATAGGCGCCGATGAAAATGCCGGCGAGCTCCATGACCGCCTGATGCATTTAGGAAAAGATACCGTCATTAAGACGCTGACCTTAATTGCAAGTGGAAAAGCCGAAACCACGATACAGCCAATGGATAGCGATGTAAAAACCGCTTACAAGCTCAATCGGGAGAACTGCAAAATAGACTGGACAAAACCGGGCGGGGAGATACACAACCTGGTTCGCGGACTGAGCCCCTACCCTGCCGCGTGGTGCACTTTTCTTGATAATGGAAAGGAATGGGACGTTAAGATATATGAAACAGCCTTTATAAAAGGCACCACCACTATGGAAACGGCAACTATCACGGTCTATAAAAAGGAAATTAACGTGGCTGTGAAAGATGGCCATATCCAAATTAAAAGCCTCCAGTTTCCGGGGAAGAAAAAAATGAATGCAAAAGAGTTTTTGAACGGCATGACATTTTCGGCAGAAGCAAGGGCTGAATAG
- a CDS encoding beta strand repeat-containing protein produces the protein MNKIKLLLLSVFALTAYTASAQVKVGDNVTDVDDNAVFEMESTAKGMLLPRMTSAQRDAIATPTNSMLIYNTTENCINIYNTSQTKWKSICGDSADGSAEYVTDCSSLIVSGTYYTGVELDPDANYITVNVDVTEVGTYEIMVNSAGMYFADSGTFTSTGTQSIKLAGSGFPLISGANFATFNFGSTLCSTVISVQNGVAVVSACGTEGALTGNIYANTAIDAGTVYKSYTAGPAYTGGSVYGITSAANNGIKISSPANGTFTSSGQPIDYVITGTPLIPQNTTLSYSVNGFACSFIVPVQSGTGRASAVNCGGTLNGVYQLGTVMGSTNTKVVTLTVTTPGTFYLRTNTVSGIYFSGSATASAAGALNVTLTANGTPTDVTTSAYTVSVSSSATAFTNCTFNVTIATPASVPAFNTVTCAALSNSATYIKANNAGASDYFGGYNDYANQYYAQGTKISKDGLTLVVGAPYEDGSLAGGNINATNNNNLANAGAVYIYTRASASATWAFQAKLKPTQLEASDVFGNAVDISADGNTVVVGSMLEDGSGSGINPAHNNSAANSGAAYVFVRSGTTWTQQAYLKANAVTKAADQFGASVSISGDGNTVAVGATYEDGGNAGINPVETETKSASGAVYVYKRSGSTWSYNACLKAHVPDAGDWFGNAVSLNSDGTTLAVGAIYEDGSNTGINPLVNNSATNAGAVYVFTNSGSAWSQQAYIKTTGITASDLFGISVDVDNTGNRLVVGASGQDSNGTGVNSGVNTSAANSGAAYVYSRSGSTWSSIAMLKASNTTSGDSFGFSVAISGDGNTVLVGAQFEDGSLGCVNGADNASVTDAGAAYSFNYVGSSWQTSFKFKMPTVVGINISDFLGHSVSLDNAGNSVVIAANREDGSGTGINPAANNSAADAGCVIVYTK, from the coding sequence ATGAATAAAATAAAACTTCTTTTATTATCCGTTTTTGCCCTGACGGCCTATACGGCCTCAGCGCAGGTAAAAGTGGGAGATAACGTTACCGATGTAGATGATAACGCAGTATTCGAAATGGAGAGTACTGCAAAAGGTATGCTACTTCCCCGCATGACATCCGCGCAGCGCGATGCTATTGCCACACCGACTAATAGTATGCTTATTTATAATACTACCGAAAACTGCATTAATATTTATAATACCTCGCAGACGAAATGGAAATCTATATGTGGCGATTCTGCAGACGGAAGCGCCGAGTATGTGACCGATTGTTCGTCTCTCATCGTGTCAGGTACTTATTATACAGGCGTAGAGCTTGACCCTGATGCCAATTATATTACTGTTAATGTGGATGTAACTGAGGTTGGTACCTACGAAATTATGGTTAATTCCGCCGGTATGTATTTTGCCGACTCAGGAACGTTCACCAGCACCGGAACACAAAGCATTAAGCTTGCGGGATCAGGGTTTCCCTTAATATCGGGTGCGAACTTTGCAACTTTTAATTTCGGGTCAACACTATGTTCTACTGTAATCAGTGTGCAGAATGGTGTAGCCGTGGTTTCGGCATGTGGTACAGAAGGCGCGTTAACCGGGAATATTTATGCAAATACAGCCATAGACGCGGGTACGGTATACAAGTCCTATACAGCAGGACCTGCTTATACCGGTGGCAGCGTATATGGTATTACATCGGCTGCTAATAATGGAATAAAGATATCATCGCCTGCCAATGGCACCTTTACATCGTCAGGACAGCCAATAGATTATGTAATTACAGGAACACCTCTGATTCCTCAAAATACTACGCTCAGCTATTCCGTAAACGGATTTGCCTGCTCCTTTATAGTACCCGTGCAGAGCGGCACCGGCCGCGCATCTGCTGTGAACTGTGGCGGGACACTCAACGGGGTGTACCAGCTGGGTACCGTTATGGGCAGTACAAACACCAAAGTGGTAACGCTTACTGTTACTACCCCGGGAACTTTTTACCTGAGGACAAATACTGTTAGCGGCATTTATTTTTCCGGCTCGGCCACTGCCAGCGCGGCGGGCGCATTAAACGTTACGTTAACGGCAAACGGTACACCTACCGATGTGACCACTTCTGCCTATACGGTTTCTGTAAGCAGCAGCGCCACAGCATTCACTAACTGTACTTTTAACGTTACTATAGCTACTCCGGCATCAGTACCGGCATTCAATACCGTAACGTGCGCAGCCCTGAGCAATTCTGCTACTTATATAAAAGCCAATAATGCCGGCGCCTCCGATTATTTTGGAGGTTATAACGACTATGCAAACCAGTACTATGCCCAGGGTACGAAAATATCTAAAGACGGACTTACCCTCGTAGTTGGAGCTCCGTATGAGGACGGCAGCCTTGCAGGAGGAAATATCAATGCCACAAACAACAACAACCTCGCAAACGCCGGCGCGGTATATATTTATACAAGGGCTTCTGCCTCCGCCACCTGGGCATTCCAGGCCAAGCTAAAACCAACACAGCTTGAAGCCAGCGATGTTTTTGGTAATGCCGTAGACATAAGCGCTGACGGAAACACAGTTGTTGTTGGAAGTATGCTGGAAGATGGCAGTGGTTCCGGCATAAATCCTGCTCATAACAATTCGGCTGCAAATTCGGGTGCGGCTTACGTATTTGTAAGGTCGGGAACAACTTGGACACAACAGGCTTATCTTAAGGCGAACGCTGTTACCAAAGCTGCAGACCAGTTTGGTGCATCAGTTTCAATAAGCGGTGATGGAAATACGGTAGCTGTTGGCGCTACTTATGAAGATGGCGGCAATGCCGGTATAAACCCCGTTGAGACAGAAACGAAGTCGGCCTCGGGAGCAGTATATGTTTATAAGAGAAGTGGCAGTACATGGAGTTACAATGCCTGTCTGAAAGCGCATGTTCCTGATGCGGGCGACTGGTTTGGCAATGCTGTAAGCCTTAATTCTGACGGAACAACCCTTGCTGTAGGGGCAATATACGAAGACGGAAGTAATACAGGCATAAATCCTTTGGTTAACAATTCCGCTACTAACGCCGGCGCGGTATATGTGTTTACCAACTCCGGCTCTGCATGGTCGCAACAAGCCTATATAAAAACCACGGGTATAACGGCATCAGACCTCTTCGGTATATCTGTAGACGTTGATAATACCGGTAACAGGCTGGTAGTAGGAGCATCCGGACAGGATAGTAACGGAACAGGTGTCAATTCCGGTGTAAATACAAGTGCCGCCAACTCCGGCGCGGCGTATGTTTATAGCAGGTCAGGTTCCACATGGTCGTCAATAGCAATGTTGAAAGCTTCTAACACAACCTCCGGTGATAGTTTCGGTTTTTCTGTAGCCATTTCCGGCGATGGGAATACTGTATTAGTTGGTGCACAGTTTGAAGATGGTAGTCTGGGCTGTGTAAATGGTGCAGATAATGCATCTGTGACAGATGCTGGTGCGGCATATTCCTTCAATTATGTAGGTTCGTCATGGCAGACTTCTTTTAAATTTAAAATGCCAACTGTGGTAGGGATTAATATATCCGATTTCTTGGGGCACAGCGTGTCTCTGGATAATGCCGGAAATTCTGTAGTGATTGCCGCCAACCGCGAAGATGGCAGCGGAACAGGCATTAATCCCGCAGCAAACAATAGTGCCGCTGATGCGGGATGTGTTATTGTATATACAAAATAA
- a CDS encoding sigma-70 family RNA polymerase sigma factor produces MRAILTNKSKVLQRVEFDKVSEILSDNYLFNKYENKYIPEYFCWTYNIANSSFKFIGNPRSFSILCCYTPSQFLKKIKACFRSQFTDAAKGFHSMLTTGIILTEGIYLSVVVPILFSDNKFWLCKITVIPVFRNRELSEFVLIVIPVKQYINSNITFSIIENGIHNPVLTSNLKKYINPPDIKLTKKQQFVLSASHKGLSASEIAGQLGVVVDSVYKINRRLMEKISDFFELTFKDAKEAGEYYYNSFI; encoded by the coding sequence ATGAGAGCAATATTAACCAATAAATCAAAAGTTTTACAGCGTGTAGAATTTGATAAAGTAAGCGAAATATTATCTGATAATTATTTATTTAATAAATATGAGAATAAGTACATTCCTGAATATTTCTGCTGGACTTATAATATTGCAAACAGCAGTTTTAAGTTCATAGGTAATCCGAGAAGCTTTTCAATTTTATGCTGCTACACGCCTTCACAATTCCTTAAAAAAATAAAGGCTTGTTTCCGTTCGCAATTTACAGATGCCGCTAAGGGCTTTCATTCCATGCTGACAACCGGCATTATTTTGACAGAGGGAATTTATTTGTCGGTCGTGGTCCCGATACTGTTTTCAGATAATAAATTCTGGCTTTGCAAAATCACTGTAATTCCTGTTTTCAGGAACAGGGAGCTTTCAGAATTTGTACTGATAGTCATACCAGTCAAACAATATATAAATTCCAATATAACCTTTTCAATAATTGAAAACGGCATTCATAATCCTGTACTTACCAGCAATTTAAAAAAGTACATCAATCCCCCTGATATAAAACTAACCAAAAAGCAGCAGTTTGTCCTTTCGGCATCTCATAAAGGCCTTTCGGCATCAGAAATCGCAGGGCAGCTCGGTGTTGTAGTTGACTCTGTTTACAAAATAAACAGGAGGCTGATGGAGAAAATATCTGATTTTTTTGAGCTGACCTTTAAAGATGCAAAGGAAGCAGGCGAATATTATTATAACTCCTTCATCTGA
- a CDS encoding tetratricopeptide repeat-containing sensor histidine kinase translates to MRFPASLLLFFGVLLFPVVVHSQAAQPQKQGTAPPIKNAVSNLEKSLIENDDSKIAHNYELLAQELVDKDDPAKAEEYLLKALEIYTNAKDVTGRPRVIRNIAILQESQNKLRAATQNFKTAKEESVDKISEKLNSNDYNRLKKRGNTEAENKYLDENIVLLKKQGKKREVANAYIQQAQLDLKSTDSINALEKYQLALPYATGIPAKAIKVYGEIAKLHIASKRFDEAVPVINQLLAIARKIKDTDTEIIQLRYLANVYFEMGDTENAVTSLKESYKIAVSDGKTFEAKESLAQLANYYKSAGENEAATALYEEFLNNLDRIILSDSSLTDAKTFRVTEERIRGLETEKIFKDELITRKNTFNYFLLGSMVLLLLLFGLIVKTLYSIKTKNKEIALQSLRREMNPHFLFNSLNSVNQFIAQNNELQANKYLTSYSTLMRNTMENSNKDFVTLGNEIENLTQYLELEHLRFKDKFDFRITVDEKLDPESLWVPNMIVQPHLENAIWHGLRYKETKGLLKLSFLLEGKNMVILVDDDGIGPTKSQELKTHNQKAHTSRGLTNTTERMTLINELYKTKIAFSMTEKEAPETGTVVRITFPIINRL, encoded by the coding sequence ATGCGTTTTCCCGCTTCCTTACTACTGTTTTTTGGTGTGCTGCTCTTCCCGGTTGTGGTGCACTCACAGGCTGCCCAGCCCCAAAAACAAGGGACAGCCCCCCCTATAAAAAATGCTGTGTCCAATCTTGAAAAGTCGCTCATTGAAAACGACGATTCAAAGATTGCCCATAACTACGAGCTATTGGCCCAGGAGCTTGTAGATAAAGACGACCCCGCCAAGGCTGAGGAATACCTGCTTAAAGCGCTGGAAATATATACGAATGCAAAAGATGTGACGGGAAGGCCCCGGGTGATACGCAATATTGCCATACTGCAGGAATCCCAAAATAAACTGCGTGCCGCTACACAGAATTTTAAAACAGCAAAAGAAGAATCTGTTGATAAGATCTCTGAAAAACTGAATTCCAATGATTATAACCGCCTGAAAAAACGCGGCAATACGGAGGCTGAAAACAAATACCTGGACGAAAACATCGTCCTTCTTAAAAAACAGGGTAAAAAAAGGGAAGTTGCCAATGCTTACATCCAGCAGGCCCAACTGGACCTTAAGAGCACCGATAGCATAAATGCCCTTGAGAAATACCAACTGGCGCTCCCTTATGCTACAGGTATCCCCGCTAAGGCGATTAAAGTATATGGAGAGATCGCGAAACTACACATTGCTTCAAAACGTTTTGATGAAGCCGTTCCTGTCATAAACCAGCTATTGGCCATAGCCCGAAAGATAAAAGACACCGATACCGAAATTATACAGCTTCGTTACCTTGCCAACGTATATTTTGAAATGGGCGATACCGAAAATGCAGTAACCTCATTAAAAGAATCGTATAAAATAGCGGTTTCGGACGGGAAGACCTTTGAGGCAAAGGAAAGCCTTGCCCAGCTTGCCAATTATTACAAGTCGGCAGGAGAAAATGAAGCCGCCACAGCACTGTATGAAGAGTTCCTGAACAACCTCGACCGCATCATACTGTCTGACAGTTCCCTCACCGATGCCAAAACATTCAGGGTAACCGAAGAAAGGATACGCGGTCTCGAAACGGAAAAGATTTTTAAAGATGAGCTCATTACCCGAAAAAACACTTTTAATTATTTCCTGCTTGGGTCGATGGTATTGCTGCTGCTGCTGTTTGGGCTTATCGTGAAAACCCTGTATTCTATCAAAACAAAGAACAAAGAGATCGCCCTGCAGTCATTACGGCGCGAAATGAACCCGCACTTTTTGTTCAACAGCCTCAACAGCGTCAACCAGTTCATCGCCCAGAACAATGAGCTCCAGGCTAATAAATACCTTACCTCCTATTCCACCCTGATGCGGAATACCATGGAAAATTCCAACAAGGATTTTGTAACTTTGGGCAACGAGATAGAGAACCTCACGCAGTACCTCGAACTGGAGCACCTTCGCTTTAAAGATAAATTCGATTTCCGGATAACCGTGGATGAAAAGCTGGATCCTGAATCGCTGTGGGTGCCCAACATGATCGTACAGCCGCACCTGGAAAACGCCATCTGGCACGGGTTGCGCTATAAGGAAACTAAAGGGCTGCTTAAGCTCAGCTTCCTGCTCGAAGGAAAAAACATGGTGATCCTGGTGGATGATGACGGTATAGGGCCAACCAAAAGCCAGGAACTGAAAACGCATAACCAAAAAGCGCATACCTCCCGGGGGCTGACCAATACAACCGAGCGCATGACACTGATAAATGAATTGTATAAAACAAAAATAGCCTTTTCGATGACTGAGAAAGAGGCTCCCGAAACCGGTACGGTTGTCCGTATCACATTCCCAATAATAAACAGGCTATGA
- a CDS encoding YqgE/AlgH family protein: MISHKPKKGHLLIAEPSTIGDLSFNRSVLLLADHNSEGSIGFILNKPLGYTIQDLIPEIKGNFKIYNGGPVEQDNLYFIHNIPELIPGSIEISNGIYWGGDFESTKELINKGMIRKNNIRFFLGYTGWDAQQLEDELEDNSWIVTENSYANKIIGKSSTSFWKEKIMELGGDYLIWSNAPENPSLN, from the coding sequence ATGATTTCACACAAACCAAAAAAAGGACACCTGCTGATAGCAGAACCTTCGACCATTGGAGATCTATCTTTCAACAGGTCAGTACTTTTGCTAGCAGACCATAATTCGGAAGGCTCCATAGGCTTTATCCTGAACAAACCCCTGGGTTATACAATCCAGGATCTTATTCCTGAAATAAAGGGAAATTTCAAAATTTATAATGGCGGCCCTGTTGAGCAGGACAATCTTTATTTTATTCATAATATTCCCGAACTGATACCGGGCAGCATTGAAATTTCTAACGGCATTTACTGGGGTGGTGATTTTGAATCGACAAAAGAACTCATTAATAAAGGTATGATCAGGAAAAACAACATACGGTTTTTCCTTGGCTATACCGGATGGGACGCGCAGCAACTGGAAGACGAGCTGGAAGACAACTCGTGGATCGTTACCGAAAACAGTTATGCAAACAAGATCATAGGGAAATCGAGCACCTCCTTCTGGAAGGAAAAAATAATGGAACTGGGCGGCGACTATCTTATTTGGTCTAACGCACCGGAAAACCCATCGCTGAACTAA
- a CDS encoding START-like domain-containing protein: MDEKIKYELEFPITSSPQLLYQYISTPSGLSEWFADNVNSRGEFFTFIWDDSEEKARMSSKKTGEKVKFRWVDEENNDSEYYFELRILVDEITKDVSLMVVDFAEEEDVAESKQLWENQVSDLKHVLGSI, encoded by the coding sequence ATGGACGAAAAAATAAAATACGAGCTCGAGTTTCCTATAACCTCTTCCCCGCAGCTCCTATACCAATATATCTCTACGCCTTCGGGCCTTTCTGAGTGGTTTGCCGACAATGTGAATTCAAGGGGCGAATTCTTTACATTCATCTGGGACGATTCCGAAGAGAAAGCCAGGATGTCTTCTAAAAAAACAGGTGAAAAAGTAAAGTTCCGGTGGGTAGATGAGGAAAATAACGACAGCGAGTACTATTTTGAGCTCCGTATCCTGGTAGATGAGATAACAAAAGACGTTTCCCTGATGGTGGTCGATTTTGCCGAAGAAGAAGATGTGGCCGAATCCAAGCAGCTTTGGGAGAACCAGGTGTCCGATCTTAAGCATGTTTTAGGTTCCATTTAG